The proteins below come from a single Leifsonia sp. 1010 genomic window:
- the atpA gene encoding F0F1 ATP synthase subunit alpha: MADTQISPDDIRDALKDFVTTYEPASAQATEIGHVLDASDGIAHVEGLPSVMANELIRFADGTLGLAQNLDENEVGVVVLGEFDQIVEGMEVTRTGEVLSVPVGDGYLGRVVDPLGNPIDGLGEIASEGRRELELQAPGVMQRKSVHEPLQTGIKAIDAMIPVGRGQRQLIIGDRQTGKTAIAIDTIINQKANWESGDVNKQVRCIYVAIGQKGSTIASVKGALEDAGAMEYTTIVAAPASDPAGFKYLAPYTGSAIGQHWMYGGKHVLIVFDDLSKQAEAYRAVSLLLRRPPGREAYPGDVFYLHSRLLERCAKLSDELGAGSMTGLPIIETKANDVSAYIPTNVISITDGQIFLQSDLFNANQRPAVDVGISVSRVGGDAQVKSIKKVSGTLKLELAQYRSLEAFAMFASDLDAASRRQLARGARLTELLKQPQYSPFPVEEQVVSIWSGTNGKLDEVAVEDVLRFEAELLDHLRRNTDILDTLRETNVLDDDTVAKLDSEVDKFKLEFQTGEGKPLASVGREEFQAIDEEEVDQERIVKARR; encoded by the coding sequence ATGGCAGACACACAGATCAGCCCCGACGACATCCGCGACGCGCTCAAGGACTTCGTCACCACGTACGAGCCGGCGTCCGCACAGGCGACCGAGATCGGCCACGTCCTCGACGCCTCCGACGGCATCGCGCACGTCGAGGGCCTCCCGAGCGTGATGGCCAACGAGCTCATCCGCTTCGCGGACGGCACGCTGGGCCTCGCCCAGAACCTCGACGAGAACGAGGTCGGCGTCGTCGTGCTCGGCGAGTTCGACCAGATCGTCGAGGGCATGGAGGTGACCCGCACCGGCGAGGTCCTCTCCGTCCCCGTCGGCGACGGCTACCTCGGCCGCGTCGTCGACCCGCTCGGCAACCCGATCGACGGTCTCGGCGAGATCGCCAGCGAGGGCCGCCGCGAGCTCGAGCTCCAGGCGCCCGGCGTCATGCAGCGCAAGTCGGTCCACGAGCCGCTGCAGACCGGCATCAAGGCCATCGACGCGATGATCCCCGTCGGCCGCGGACAGCGCCAGCTGATCATCGGCGACCGCCAGACCGGCAAGACGGCCATCGCGATCGACACGATCATCAACCAGAAGGCCAACTGGGAGTCGGGCGACGTCAACAAGCAGGTCCGCTGCATCTACGTCGCCATCGGCCAGAAGGGCTCGACCATCGCTTCGGTGAAGGGCGCGCTCGAGGACGCCGGCGCGATGGAGTACACCACCATCGTCGCGGCCCCCGCCTCCGACCCGGCCGGCTTCAAGTACCTCGCCCCTTACACCGGCTCGGCCATCGGCCAGCACTGGATGTACGGCGGCAAGCACGTCCTAATCGTCTTCGACGACCTGTCCAAGCAGGCCGAGGCGTACCGCGCCGTGTCGCTGCTGCTCCGTCGTCCGCCGGGACGCGAGGCCTACCCGGGTGACGTCTTCTACCTGCACTCCCGTCTGCTGGAGCGTTGCGCCAAGCTCTCCGACGAGCTGGGCGCCGGCTCGATGACCGGTCTGCCGATCATCGAGACGAAGGCGAACGACGTCTCCGCGTACATCCCGACCAACGTGATCTCGATCACCGACGGCCAGATCTTCCTGCAGTCCGACCTCTTCAACGCCAACCAGCGTCCGGCGGTCGACGTCGGAATCTCGGTCTCCCGAGTCGGTGGCGATGCGCAGGTGAAGTCCATCAAGAAGGTCTCCGGCACGCTCAAGCTCGAGCTGGCCCAGTACCGCTCGCTCGAGGCGTTCGCGATGTTCGCGTCCGACCTCGACGCGGCGAGCCGTCGTCAGCTGGCGCGTGGCGCCCGCCTCACCGAGCTGCTCAAGCAGCCGCAGTACTCGCCGTTCCCGGTGGAGGAGCAGGTCGTCTCGATCTGGTCCGGCACCAACGGCAAGCTGGACGAGGTCGCCGTCGAAGACGTCCTGCGCTTCGAGGCCGAGCTGCTCGACCACCTGCGCCGGAACACCGACATCCTCGACACGCTGCGCGAGACCAACGTGCTCGACGACGACACGGTCGCGAAGCTCGATTCCGAGGTGGACAAGTTCAAGCTCGAGTTCCAGACCGGTGAGGGCAAGCCGCTCGCCTCGGTCGGACGCGAGGAGTTCCAGGCCATCGACGAAGAAGAGGTCGACCAGGAGCGCATCGTCAAGGCCCGGCGCTGA
- a CDS encoding methylated-DNA--[protein]-cysteine S-methyltransferase — MSSSFAYLLRTTSPIGRLELTSDGTAVTSLSIERAGHLPLEDHPERSTPVLDDAAAQLEEYFSGSRRTFDVPVRLQGTPFRQAVWERLASLEFGTFVSYGELGASLGHAGYGRAIGGAVGANPVPIIVGCHRVLSSSGRVTGYSGGDGIPTKIWLLEHEGILLAA; from the coding sequence ATGAGCAGTTCCTTCGCCTATCTCCTCCGCACCACGAGCCCCATCGGGCGGCTCGAACTGACCAGCGACGGTACGGCCGTCACGTCGCTCTCCATCGAACGGGCCGGGCACCTCCCGCTCGAAGACCATCCCGAACGCAGCACGCCCGTGCTCGACGACGCGGCCGCTCAGCTGGAGGAGTACTTCTCCGGGTCGCGGCGCACGTTCGACGTCCCGGTCCGGCTGCAGGGCACTCCGTTCCGCCAGGCGGTGTGGGAGAGGCTGGCGTCGCTCGAATTCGGCACCTTCGTCTCGTATGGCGAGCTCGGCGCGTCGCTCGGTCACGCCGGCTACGGGCGGGCGATCGGCGGCGCGGTCGGGGCGAACCCCGTGCCCATCATCGTGGGCTGCCACCGCGTGCTCTCCTCCAGCGGACGGGTCACCGGCTACAGCGGTGGCGACGGCATCCCCACCAAGATCTGGCTCCTCGAGCACGAGGGGATCCTGCTGGCCGCATGA
- a CDS encoding MraY family glycosyltransferase, translating into MTLLLALALISAVITFGMSFVVYKLAMRYRLYPKIRARDVHTRPTPRLGGVAMFLGILVAFGVSWLLSSQFGVLTLIFSDQGPILAILGASLLIVVIGVADDIWDLDWMTKLAGQFVAAGLVAWLGVQIYSLPIGGLTVGSPVMSIIITLFAIVLVMNAINFIDGLDGLVAGVALIANGTFLVYTYLLQREISPQNYFSLAGVIAAILVGACAGFLPLNWHPAKMFMGDAGALLIGLLMATSAISVTGTINPQDLQTLGRSSLVPAFIPIILPFAVLIIPLLDFGLAVIRRLRAGKSPFSADRKHLHHRLLDMGHTHLHAVLIFYAWTAVLSIGCLLFFFDPYWMAIVFVAIGLVVCTAFTLAPLSRRKANEAVAELAPAGSREAAETARFDQLDAASERTPATPASPTSPTALTEETR; encoded by the coding sequence GTGACCCTTCTCCTCGCCCTCGCTCTGATCTCGGCCGTCATCACGTTCGGGATGTCGTTCGTCGTCTACAAGCTGGCGATGCGGTACCGCCTGTACCCGAAGATCCGGGCGCGCGACGTGCACACCCGGCCGACACCCCGCCTCGGCGGCGTCGCGATGTTCCTCGGCATCCTGGTCGCCTTCGGCGTCTCGTGGCTGCTGTCGAGCCAGTTCGGCGTGCTGACGCTGATCTTCTCCGACCAGGGGCCGATCCTCGCGATCCTGGGGGCCTCCCTGCTCATCGTCGTGATCGGCGTCGCCGACGACATCTGGGATCTCGACTGGATGACGAAACTGGCCGGGCAGTTCGTGGCCGCCGGCCTCGTCGCCTGGCTGGGCGTGCAGATCTACTCGCTGCCGATCGGCGGCCTCACCGTCGGCTCGCCGGTCATGTCGATCATCATCACGCTGTTCGCCATCGTGCTGGTGATGAACGCGATCAACTTCATCGACGGCCTGGACGGGCTGGTCGCCGGCGTCGCGCTGATCGCGAACGGCACGTTCCTCGTCTACACCTACCTCCTCCAGCGCGAGATCAGCCCGCAGAACTACTTCAGCCTCGCCGGGGTGATCGCCGCGATCCTGGTCGGCGCCTGCGCCGGGTTCCTGCCGCTCAACTGGCACCCCGCGAAGATGTTCATGGGGGATGCGGGCGCGCTGTTGATCGGCCTGCTCATGGCGACCTCGGCGATCTCGGTGACGGGGACGATCAACCCGCAGGACCTGCAGACGCTCGGCCGATCGTCGCTCGTCCCGGCGTTCATCCCGATCATCCTGCCGTTCGCGGTGCTCATCATCCCGCTGCTCGACTTCGGGCTCGCGGTCATCCGCCGCCTGCGCGCGGGCAAGTCGCCGTTCAGCGCCGACCGCAAGCACCTGCACCACCGCCTGCTCGACATGGGTCACACCCACCTCCACGCGGTGCTCATCTTCTACGCGTGGACCGCCGTGCTGTCGATCGGCTGCCTGCTGTTCTTCTTCGACCCGTATTGGATGGCGATCGTCTTCGTCGCGATCGGGCTCGTCGTCTGCACCGCGTTCACGCTCGCTCCGCTGAGCCGCAGGAAGGCGAACGAGGCCGTCGCCGAGCTCGCACCGGCCGGCAGCCGCGAGGCCGCGGAGACGGCGCGCTTCGACCAGCTGGATGCGGCGAGCGAGCGCACGCCGGCGACGCCCGCATCCCCGACATCCCCGACCGCTCTGACCGAGGAGACCCGATGA
- the atpD gene encoding F0F1 ATP synthase subunit beta — protein MTTATAEAQASTAQPAGVGRIARVTGPVVDIEFPHDAIPGIYNALKTTITIGEESTEITLEVAQHLGDDLVRAIALKPTDGLVRGGEVRDTGAPISVPVGDVTKGKVFNVTGDVLNAEPGETIEITERWPIHRNPPAFDQLESKTQLFETGIKVIDLLTPYVQGGKIGLFGGAGVGKTVLIQEMIQRVAQDHGGVSVFAGVGERTREGNDLIHEMEEAGVFDKTALVFGQMDEPPGTRLRVALSALTMAEYFRDVQNQDVLLFIDNIFRFTQAGSEVSTLLGRMPSAVGYQPNLADEMGQLQERITSTRGHSITSLQAIYVPADDYTDPAPATTFAHLDATTELSREIASKGLYPAVDPLTSTSRILDPRYLGEDHYRVATTVKQILQKNKELQEIIAILGVDELSEEDKITVSRARRIQQFLSQNTYMAKKFTGVEGSTVPLKDTIESFDAIAKGEFDHVAEQAFFNVGPISDVEEKWAQIQKENG, from the coding sequence ATGACTACCGCTACCGCCGAAGCCCAGGCTTCGACCGCGCAGCCGGCCGGTGTGGGACGAATTGCCCGCGTGACCGGTCCGGTCGTCGACATCGAGTTCCCGCACGATGCGATCCCGGGCATCTACAACGCCCTGAAGACCACGATCACGATCGGCGAGGAGTCGACCGAGATCACGCTCGAGGTCGCTCAGCACCTCGGCGACGACCTGGTGCGCGCGATCGCGCTGAAGCCGACCGACGGCCTGGTCCGCGGCGGCGAAGTGCGCGACACCGGCGCCCCGATCAGCGTTCCCGTGGGCGATGTGACCAAGGGCAAGGTGTTCAACGTCACCGGCGACGTGCTCAACGCGGAGCCGGGCGAGACCATCGAGATCACCGAGCGCTGGCCCATCCACCGCAACCCGCCCGCGTTCGACCAGCTCGAGTCCAAGACCCAGCTGTTCGAGACCGGCATCAAGGTCATCGACCTGCTCACCCCGTACGTCCAGGGTGGAAAGATCGGCCTGTTCGGCGGCGCCGGTGTCGGCAAGACCGTCCTCATCCAGGAGATGATCCAGCGTGTGGCGCAGGATCACGGTGGTGTGTCGGTGTTCGCCGGTGTCGGTGAGCGCACCCGTGAGGGCAACGACCTCATCCACGAGATGGAGGAGGCGGGCGTCTTCGACAAGACCGCGCTCGTCTTCGGCCAGATGGACGAGCCGCCGGGGACGCGTCTGCGCGTCGCGCTGTCTGCTCTGACGATGGCGGAGTACTTCCGCGACGTGCAGAACCAGGACGTGCTGCTCTTCATCGACAACATCTTCCGGTTCACGCAGGCCGGTTCCGAGGTGTCCACGCTGCTGGGCCGCATGCCCTCCGCCGTGGGTTACCAGCCGAACCTCGCCGACGAGATGGGCCAGCTCCAGGAGCGCATCACCTCGACCCGCGGTCACTCGATCACCTCGCTGCAGGCGATCTACGTGCCGGCCGACGACTACACCGACCCGGCGCCGGCGACCACGTTCGCCCACCTCGACGCCACGACCGAGCTCTCCCGTGAGATCGCGTCGAAGGGTCTGTACCCGGCGGTGGACCCGCTGACCTCGACCTCGCGCATCCTCGACCCCCGTTACCTGGGTGAGGACCACTACCGCGTGGCCACGACGGTCAAGCAGATCCTGCAGAAGAACAAGGAGCTGCAGGAGATCATCGCGATCCTCGGTGTCGACGAGCTGTCGGAGGAGGACAAGATCACGGTGTCGCGTGCGCGCCGGATCCAGCAGTTCCTCTCGCAGAACACCTACATGGCGAAGAAGTTCACCGGTGTGGAGGGCTCGACCGTCCCGCTGAAGGACACCATCGAGTCGTTTGACGCGATCGCCAAGGGTGAGTTCGACCACGTGGCCGAGCAGGCCTTCTTCAACGTCGGACCGATCTCCGACGTCGAGGAGAAGTGGGCGCAGATCCAGAAGGAGAACGGCTAA
- a CDS encoding F0F1 ATP synthase subunit gamma: MGAQLRVYRQKIRSAQTTKKITRAMELISASRIQKAQARVAASSPYARAITRAVSAVATYSNVDHVLTTEPEKIERAAIVIFSSDRGLAGAFNSNVLKESEKLAELLRSQGKEVVYFLVGRKAQGYFSFRRRAFERVWTGNTDAPEFEQAKEIADAILESFLRDASDGGVDEIHIIYNRFISMLTQEPQVVRLLPLEVVEGVEEPDRTQVLPLYEFEPDVGTVLDSLLPVYIESRIFNAMLQSAASKHAATQKAMKAASDNADKLITDYTRLANNARQAEITQQISEIVGGADALSSSH, from the coding sequence ATGGGAGCACAGCTTCGGGTCTACCGGCAGAAGATCAGATCTGCCCAGACGACCAAGAAGATCACCCGTGCGATGGAGCTGATCTCCGCCTCCCGCATCCAGAAGGCGCAGGCGCGGGTCGCCGCCAGCTCGCCGTACGCCCGCGCCATCACGCGCGCGGTGTCGGCGGTGGCGACGTACTCGAACGTCGACCACGTCCTGACCACCGAGCCGGAGAAGATCGAGCGCGCCGCGATCGTCATCTTCTCCTCCGACCGCGGTCTCGCGGGCGCGTTCAACTCGAACGTGCTCAAGGAGTCCGAGAAGCTCGCGGAGCTGCTGCGCAGCCAGGGCAAGGAGGTCGTGTACTTCCTCGTCGGCCGCAAGGCGCAGGGCTACTTCAGCTTCCGCCGCCGTGCTTTCGAGCGGGTGTGGACCGGCAACACGGATGCCCCGGAGTTCGAGCAGGCCAAGGAGATCGCCGACGCGATCCTGGAGTCGTTCCTGCGCGATGCGTCCGACGGCGGTGTGGACGAGATCCACATCATCTACAACCGCTTCATCAGCATGCTGACCCAGGAGCCGCAGGTCGTCCGCCTGCTGCCGCTGGAGGTCGTCGAAGGCGTGGAGGAGCCGGACCGCACGCAGGTCCTGCCGCTCTACGAGTTCGAGCCGGATGTGGGGACGGTGCTCGACTCGCTGCTCCCCGTCTACATCGAGAGCCGCATCTTCAACGCGATGCTGCAGTCGGCCGCCTCCAAGCACGCCGCGACGCAGAAGGCCATGAAGGCTGCAAGCGACAACGCTGACAAGCTCATCACCGACTACACGCGTCTGGCCAACAACGCCCGTCAGGCGGAGATCACCCAGCAGATCTCCGAGATCGTCGGCGGCGCGGATGCGCTGAGCTCGTCCCACTGA
- a CDS encoding ATP-binding protein, translated as MSGQQGAPLERQFGDVRVPMLVAMAGLPGSGKSTIAEILAGRMGATVISVDPIEAAIIRAGIDSDQPTGLAAYLVAETMAEQVLLSGHSVVVDAVNAVEPARLQWRDLAERCDVKLRVVETVCSDPELHEERLSKRSGLVAAYAVEQSTDEYDEWRGACGTLPRVTLDTAAPLGENVNTALNFVEG; from the coding sequence ATGTCCGGGCAGCAGGGAGCCCCGCTGGAGCGCCAGTTCGGAGACGTCCGCGTCCCGATGCTGGTGGCGATGGCGGGGCTTCCTGGTTCCGGGAAGTCCACCATCGCGGAGATCCTGGCCGGGCGCATGGGTGCCACGGTGATCTCGGTGGACCCGATCGAAGCGGCGATCATCCGCGCGGGGATCGATTCCGACCAGCCGACCGGGCTCGCGGCCTATCTGGTGGCGGAGACCATGGCGGAGCAGGTGCTGCTCTCGGGCCATTCGGTCGTCGTCGACGCCGTGAACGCCGTCGAGCCGGCGCGTCTGCAGTGGCGCGATCTGGCGGAGCGGTGCGACGTGAAGCTCCGGGTGGTCGAGACCGTGTGCTCCGACCCGGAGCTCCACGAGGAGCGGCTCAGCAAGCGCAGCGGCCTCGTCGCGGCCTACGCCGTCGAGCAGAGCACCGACGAGTACGACGAGTGGCGCGGCGCGTGCGGCACGCTGCCTCGGGTGACCTTGGACACTGCGGCGCCGCTGGGCGAGAACGTCAATACGGCACTGAACTTCGTGGAGGGCTAG
- a CDS encoding F0F1 ATP synthase subunit B: protein MLKSVVIAASEGSHNPLIPEWPDIIGALLCFLIILFFFWKLVLPRMKKLLDERAEAIEGNIEKADEAQRKAEALLEEYTAQLAEARAEAGKIRETARADGQNIVAEAREAAATEAARVTAQAQAQLEAERQTALVQLRSEVGSLAIDLASTVVREALDEDKRAQAIVDRFLADLEADEKAQADQKAGSGN, encoded by the coding sequence ATGCTCAAGAGTGTGGTGATCGCAGCCTCAGAGGGGTCGCACAACCCGCTGATCCCGGAGTGGCCGGACATCATCGGCGCGCTTCTCTGCTTCCTGATCATCCTGTTCTTCTTCTGGAAGCTCGTGCTTCCGCGCATGAAGAAGCTGCTGGATGAGCGCGCAGAGGCGATCGAGGGCAACATCGAGAAGGCCGACGAGGCGCAGCGCAAGGCCGAGGCCCTGCTGGAGGAGTACACCGCCCAGCTCGCCGAGGCGCGTGCGGAGGCGGGCAAGATCCGCGAGACCGCCCGTGCCGACGGCCAGAACATCGTGGCGGAGGCCCGCGAGGCCGCCGCTACGGAGGCCGCGCGTGTGACCGCCCAGGCGCAGGCGCAGCTCGAGGCGGAGCGCCAGACGGCGCTCGTCCAGCTGCGCAGCGAGGTGGGCTCGCTGGCGATCGACCTCGCGTCGACCGTCGTTCGCGAGGCCCTCGATGAGGACAAGCGCGCACAGGCGATCGTGGACCGCTTCCTGGCGGACCTCGAGGCCGACGAGAAGGCTCAGGCCGACCAGAAGGCAGGATCGGGCAACTGA
- a CDS encoding F0F1 ATP synthase subunit epsilon, protein MAVLNVSVVAADHEVWSGEASMVVARTVEGQIGILPGHEPLLAILAQGEVRVTLNGGESITANADDGFLSVENNTVTIVARQAELV, encoded by the coding sequence ATGGCTGTCCTCAACGTCAGCGTCGTCGCCGCCGACCACGAAGTGTGGTCGGGCGAGGCGAGCATGGTCGTCGCACGCACCGTGGAAGGGCAGATCGGTATCCTGCCCGGCCACGAGCCGCTGCTGGCCATCCTCGCGCAGGGCGAGGTGCGCGTGACCCTGAACGGGGGCGAGTCCATCACGGCCAACGCCGATGACGGCTTCCTCTCCGTCGAGAACAACACAGTCACCATCGTGGCCCGTCAGGCCGAGCTGGTCTGA
- the atpE gene encoding ATP synthase F0 subunit C, whose product MDIAAINGNIATVGYGLAAIGPAIGVGIVVGKTIEGVARQPELAGRLQVLMYIGIAFTEALAFIGIATYFIFQ is encoded by the coding sequence GTGGACATCGCTGCAATCAACGGCAACATCGCCACCGTCGGTTACGGCCTCGCGGCCATCGGCCCGGCCATCGGCGTGGGCATCGTCGTCGGCAAGACCATCGAGGGCGTCGCTCGCCAGCCTGAGCTGGCCGGCCGCCTCCAGGTCCTGATGTACATCGGTATCGCATTCACCGAGGCGCTCGCGTTCATCGGTATCGCTACCTACTTCATCTTCCAGTAA
- a CDS encoding DNA-3-methyladenine glycosylase I, protein MSDTTTTPARSALVVGEDGVARCSWSASDPEYRRYHDEEWGRPQHDPRALYEKLCLEGFQAGLSWITILRRRPAFREAFLGFVPEKVAAMAEADVQRLLQDDRIIRHRGKIEATISNARAVLQLDVPLEELMWSFAPGPRTGHRPREWGEIPAVTAESTALSKELRRRGFRFVGPTTMYALMQATGMVDDHFEGCFRAV, encoded by the coding sequence ATGAGCGACACGACGACGACCCCCGCCCGCTCCGCCCTCGTCGTCGGCGAGGACGGCGTCGCCCGCTGCTCCTGGTCGGCGAGCGATCCGGAGTACCGCCGCTACCACGACGAGGAGTGGGGCCGACCGCAGCACGACCCGCGCGCACTCTACGAGAAGCTCTGCTTGGAAGGGTTCCAGGCAGGGCTCTCGTGGATCACCATCCTGCGCCGACGGCCGGCCTTCCGGGAGGCCTTCCTCGGATTCGTCCCCGAGAAGGTCGCCGCCATGGCCGAGGCCGACGTCCAGCGCCTGCTGCAAGACGACCGGATCATCCGTCACCGCGGCAAGATCGAGGCGACCATCTCGAACGCGCGCGCCGTGCTGCAGCTCGACGTGCCGCTCGAAGAGCTCATGTGGAGCTTCGCCCCCGGACCGCGCACGGGCCACCGGCCACGGGAATGGGGCGAGATCCCCGCCGTGACGGCCGAGTCGACCGCGCTCAGCAAGGAGCTCCGGCGCCGGGGATTCCGGTTCGTCGGCCCGACCACGATGTACGCGCTCATGCAGGCGACCGGGATGGTCGACGATCACTTCGAGGGCTGCTTCCGCGCGGTATGA
- a CDS encoding peroxide stress protein YaaA, translated as MLILLPPSETKRDGGAGSPLAVERLRFPSLNPVRREVVDAVVELAADHDAAIRALKLGPKQAGEVERNRGIPSAPTMRALERYTGVLYDALDAESLSSADWKVAAETVAVQSALLGLVGADDPVPAYRLSFDSRLSLRRGAASLKKRWSQAGAAALAERDDLLLDLRSEGYAALAPLPERDGAHYVRVLARDESGHVRALNHFNKQAKGLLTRALIEAGAGFETTASLLDWADAEGYELRPAGDGSRDLELVVPEVRGAPGKLMAALRV; from the coding sequence GTGCTCATCCTGCTCCCGCCCTCCGAGACGAAGAGGGACGGGGGAGCGGGGTCTCCGCTCGCCGTGGAGCGGTTGCGCTTCCCCTCACTGAACCCTGTCCGCCGTGAGGTGGTGGATGCGGTGGTCGAGCTCGCCGCGGACCACGATGCGGCGATCCGCGCGCTCAAGCTGGGTCCGAAGCAGGCCGGCGAAGTGGAGCGGAACCGCGGCATCCCGTCGGCTCCCACCATGCGTGCGCTAGAGCGATACACGGGCGTCCTCTATGACGCCCTCGATGCCGAGTCGCTCTCCTCGGCGGACTGGAAGGTCGCCGCGGAGACGGTCGCCGTGCAGTCGGCGTTGCTCGGTCTGGTCGGCGCGGACGATCCGGTGCCGGCGTACCGGCTGTCGTTCGACTCGCGCCTGTCTCTGCGTCGTGGCGCGGCGTCGCTGAAGAAGCGGTGGTCGCAGGCGGGGGCCGCGGCCCTGGCCGAGCGCGACGACCTCCTGCTCGATCTCCGCTCCGAGGGCTATGCGGCGCTGGCGCCGCTTCCCGAGCGCGACGGCGCCCACTACGTGCGCGTACTCGCTCGCGACGAGTCGGGGCATGTCCGCGCGCTGAACCACTTCAACAAGCAGGCGAAGGGTCTGCTGACGCGCGCGCTGATCGAGGCCGGAGCGGGGTTCGAGACGACCGCGTCGCTGCTGGACTGGGCGGATGCCGAGGGGTACGAGCTGCGGCCCGCGGGAGATGGCTCCCGCGACCTGGAGCTCGTCGTCCCAGAGGTTCGGGGCGCGCCCGGCAAGCTCATGGCGGCGCTGCGGGTGTGA
- a CDS encoding F0F1 ATP synthase subunit delta encodes MGSATREALANSVSALADLGSKADLATAEDLFSAGRVVADSAQLRAVLGDPTVSAEGKTVLVKRVFASLSAPAVELLTVVAAQRWSSHDDLLGAIEELGIRAIAGSAPRDVDIVAELLTFGGAVTSDASLELALRSKLASADSKVALVERLLGGKASKETIAIVRQLVAQPRGRSVRESLRAAARMVAAQSGQTIATVYAASALPEAQAERLRTVLSASYGDLRINQVVDPSIIGGLRVQIGDDVIDGSIASRLAELRLQLAG; translated from the coding sequence ATGGGAAGCGCCACCAGAGAAGCATTGGCCAACTCCGTCTCGGCTCTCGCCGACCTGGGGTCCAAGGCCGATCTGGCGACGGCTGAGGACCTGTTCAGCGCAGGGCGAGTCGTCGCCGACTCGGCCCAGCTCCGCGCGGTCCTCGGCGACCCGACGGTCTCGGCGGAGGGCAAGACGGTGCTCGTGAAGCGCGTCTTCGCCTCGCTGTCGGCTCCGGCCGTCGAGCTGCTCACCGTGGTCGCCGCTCAGCGCTGGTCGTCGCACGACGACCTGCTGGGTGCGATCGAGGAGCTCGGCATCCGCGCGATCGCCGGCTCCGCGCCCCGGGACGTCGACATCGTGGCCGAGCTGCTGACTTTCGGAGGCGCCGTGACCTCCGACGCGAGCCTCGAGCTCGCGCTGCGCAGCAAGCTCGCCTCGGCCGACTCCAAGGTCGCGCTCGTCGAGCGTCTGCTCGGCGGAAAGGCGTCGAAGGAGACCATCGCCATCGTGCGCCAGCTCGTCGCCCAGCCCCGCGGCCGCAGCGTCCGCGAGTCGCTGCGCGCGGCTGCGCGCATGGTGGCCGCCCAGTCCGGGCAGACCATCGCGACGGTCTACGCCGCGTCAGCGCTCCCCGAGGCCCAGGCCGAGCGCCTGCGCACGGTGCTCAGCGCCTCCTACGGCGACCTCAGGATCAACCAGGTCGTCGACCCCTCGATCATCGGCGGATTGCGCGTACAGATCGGTGACGACGTCATCGATGGAAGCATCGCGTCGCGTCTGGCCGAACTCCGGCTTCAGCTGGCGGGCTGA
- the atpB gene encoding F0F1 ATP synthase subunit A — protein sequence MNLLVQAASSDDGSFQGPSINEFFPPTLFTIGDLEFNRIFVVRALATIALILIFWIGTRRMRLIPGRFQSVVEMGLDFVRVNIAEDLLGKKDGRRFLPLLTTIFFMVLFFNITGIIPFLNIAGTSVIAVPLLLAIVAYIAFIYAGVKKSPKNFFKNALFPPGVPWFLYIIVTPIEFVSTFILRPITLTLRLLMNMVVGHLLLVLFFLATEFFFFTAGGWWSLFGVGTFAFGFAFTVFEILVAVLQAYVFALLTAVYIQLAVAEEH from the coding sequence GTGAACCTGCTGGTCCAGGCCGCAAGCTCCGATGATGGAAGCTTCCAGGGTCCCTCGATCAACGAGTTCTTCCCCCCGACCCTGTTCACGATCGGTGACCTCGAGTTCAACCGCATCTTCGTGGTCCGCGCTCTCGCGACCATCGCGCTGATCCTCATCTTCTGGATCGGCACCCGCCGGATGCGCCTCATCCCCGGCCGCTTCCAGTCGGTCGTCGAGATGGGTCTCGACTTCGTGCGCGTCAACATCGCGGAAGACCTGCTCGGCAAGAAGGACGGCCGCCGGTTCCTTCCGCTGCTGACCACCATCTTCTTCATGGTGCTGTTCTTCAACATCACCGGCATCATCCCGTTCCTCAACATCGCCGGCACCTCGGTCATCGCCGTGCCGCTGCTGCTCGCGATCGTCGCGTACATCGCCTTCATCTACGCGGGCGTCAAGAAGAGCCCGAAGAACTTCTTCAAGAACGCGCTCTTCCCGCCCGGCGTTCCGTGGTTCCTCTACATCATCGTGACGCCGATCGAGTTCGTCTCGACCTTCATCCTGCGTCCGATCACCCTGACGCTGCGACTCCTGATGAACATGGTCGTCGGGCACCTGCTGCTCGTCCTGTTCTTCCTCGCCACGGAGTTCTTCTTCTTCACGGCGGGCGGCTGGTGGTCGCTGTTCGGCGTCGGCACCTTCGCCTTCGGCTTCGCATTCACCGTCTTCGAGATCCTGGTCGCAGTCCTGCAGGCCTACGTCTTCGCACTGCTCACCGCTGTCTACATCCAGCTGGCAGTCGCCGAGGAACACTAA